The Achromobacter deleyi genome has a window encoding:
- a CDS encoding ATP-dependent helicase, producing MSDQANLPSPPVTDHPTGRSDPLADLNPAQREAAEFGVAGAPGDDGPLLVIAGAGSGKTNTLAHRVAHLILNGADPQRMLLLTFSRRAAIEMDRRVGAVLQRVMNLRSSQQAPSLPWAGTFHAIGARLLRDCAQRIGLSEAFTIHDRGDAEDLMGMVRHELGLSSTKSRFPLKGTCLAIYSRVVNSQTPVADVLKTSFPWCAQWEDELKNLFRAYVAAKQDQQVLDYDDLLLYWSEMMSDAEISADVGARFDHVLVDEYQDTNRLQSAILLAMKPDGRGLTVVGDDAQSIYSFRAATVRNILDFPNQFPSPARVITLDRNYRSSQPILNASNAVIGQATERYAKDLWTDRVSSQLPELVTVSDEAGQARWVADQVLAQREGGATLKSQAALFRTSSHSAALELELTRRNIPFVKFGGLRFLEAAHVKDLLSLLRWAENPRGRMAGFRVAQLMPGIGPATAGKLMDAMSASAEPLRALREFKPGAAAQEEWGAFADTYAALCDPGLKWPADVDLALRWYSGQLERLYDDARVRKTDLDQLVRIAAGYPSRERFLTELTLDPPDATSDESGAPLRDEDYMILSTIHSAKGQEWKAVYVLNVVDGCIPSDMSTGTAEEIEEERRLLYVAMTRAKERLQLIVPQRFYVHQQTGMGDRHVYGSRTRYITNAMLPLFDHLPKLPELPAGRGEPKEPQAPRIDVAKRVRNLF from the coding sequence ATGTCCGACCAAGCCAATTTGCCATCCCCGCCCGTCACAGACCATCCGACTGGCCGTTCCGATCCCCTGGCCGACCTGAATCCTGCCCAGCGCGAGGCGGCCGAATTCGGCGTGGCCGGCGCGCCGGGGGACGACGGCCCCTTGCTGGTGATCGCGGGGGCGGGGTCGGGCAAGACCAATACGCTGGCGCATCGCGTCGCGCACCTGATCCTGAACGGCGCGGACCCCCAGCGCATGCTGCTCCTGACCTTCTCGCGCCGCGCGGCGATCGAGATGGACCGCCGGGTGGGGGCGGTGTTGCAGCGGGTGATGAACCTGCGTTCCTCGCAGCAGGCGCCGTCCTTGCCCTGGGCGGGTACCTTCCACGCGATCGGCGCGCGCCTCTTGCGCGATTGCGCGCAGCGCATCGGCCTGTCCGAAGCCTTCACCATCCACGACCGCGGCGACGCCGAGGACCTGATGGGCATGGTCCGCCACGAGCTCGGCCTGTCGTCCACCAAGTCCCGCTTTCCGCTCAAGGGCACCTGCCTGGCCATCTATTCGCGCGTGGTCAACAGCCAGACGCCCGTGGCCGACGTGCTGAAGACGTCCTTTCCCTGGTGCGCCCAATGGGAAGACGAGCTGAAGAACCTGTTCCGCGCCTATGTCGCGGCCAAGCAGGACCAGCAGGTGCTGGACTACGACGACCTGCTGCTTTACTGGTCCGAGATGATGTCGGATGCCGAAATCTCGGCTGACGTGGGAGCGCGCTTCGACCATGTGCTGGTGGATGAGTACCAGGACACCAACCGCCTGCAATCGGCCATCCTGCTGGCGATGAAGCCCGACGGCCGCGGCCTGACGGTGGTGGGCGACGATGCCCAGTCCATCTATTCCTTTCGCGCGGCCACGGTGCGCAATATCCTGGACTTCCCGAACCAGTTCCCCAGTCCGGCGCGGGTCATCACGCTGGACCGCAACTACCGTTCCTCGCAGCCCATCCTGAATGCCTCCAATGCCGTGATCGGCCAGGCGACGGAACGCTATGCCAAGGATCTGTGGACCGACCGGGTGTCGTCCCAGCTGCCCGAGCTGGTGACGGTCAGCGACGAAGCCGGCCAGGCGCGCTGGGTGGCCGATCAGGTCCTGGCCCAGCGCGAGGGCGGGGCCACGCTCAAGTCGCAGGCGGCGCTGTTCCGGACCTCCAGCCACAGCGCCGCGCTGGAGCTGGAACTGACCCGCCGCAATATCCCCTTCGTGAAATTCGGCGGCCTGCGCTTTCTGGAAGCCGCGCATGTGAAGGACCTGCTGTCGCTGTTGCGCTGGGCCGAGAATCCGCGCGGGCGCATGGCCGGTTTCCGCGTGGCGCAACTGATGCCCGGCATCGGCCCCGCCACGGCGGGCAAGCTCATGGACGCCATGTCCGCATCCGCCGAGCCCTTGCGCGCGCTGCGTGAATTCAAGCCGGGCGCGGCGGCGCAGGAAGAATGGGGCGCGTTCGCCGACACCTATGCCGCGCTGTGCGATCCCGGGCTGAAATGGCCGGCCGACGTGGACCTGGCCCTGCGCTGGTATTCGGGCCAGTTGGAACGCCTGTACGACGATGCGCGCGTGCGCAAGACGGACCTCGATCAGCTGGTGCGCATCGCGGCGGGCTATCCGTCGCGCGAACGCTTCCTGACCGAACTGACCCTGGATCCCCCGGACGCCACCAGCGACGAGTCCGGCGCGCCGCTGCGCGACGAAGACTACATGATCCTGTCCACGATCCATTCCGCCAAGGGTCAGGAATGGAAGGCGGTCTACGTGCTGAACGTGGTCGACGGCTGCATTCCGTCCGACATGAGCACCGGCACCGCCGAAGAGATCGAGGAAGAGCGCCGCCTGCTGTACGTGGCCATGACGCGCGCCAAGGAACGCCTGCAGCTCATCGTGCCACAGCGCTTCTACGTGCATCAGCAGACCGGCATGGGCGACCGCCACGTGTATGGCTCGCGCACGCGCTACATCACGAATGCCATGCTGCCGCTGTTCGACCACCTGCCCAAGCTGCCCGAACTGCCGGCGGGGCGGGGCGAACCCAAGGAACCGCAGGCGCCGCGCATCGACGTGGCCAAGCGGGTGCGCAATCTGTTCTAG
- a CDS encoding magnesium and cobalt transport protein CorA produces MSTEERAADPSKSEVVASIAYVNGRRDREVPIDEVSKYVSQSHSMLWIGLRNPGPEMLAKVARELGACDKNQEEMLETHRRPKIIDYGNMILIVAITVEVEAERPIFGETQFLIGDGFLVTVRRGATAGHSPLRERLEASPDLLKRGSDYVASELLDWLVDRYVAAAGKIESVVEGAEQKLLIRGAKDADIRRLYRQRRDLLRIHTVVSPLAEICRRLARVEMSAVDEHARPYFGEVADRVLRVDELFNALRESLAFAFEASLMIGQAAQNDTTRKLASWAAILAVPTAIAGIYGMNFEFMPELKSPWGYPITLGVIVSVCSVLYWRFRKSGWL; encoded by the coding sequence ATGTCTACTGAAGAGCGTGCCGCCGACCCGTCCAAGAGCGAGGTCGTGGCGTCGATCGCCTATGTGAACGGACGGCGGGACCGAGAGGTCCCCATCGATGAAGTCAGCAAATATGTCAGCCAGAGCCACAGCATGTTGTGGATCGGCTTGCGCAACCCCGGTCCGGAAATGCTGGCCAAGGTTGCGCGCGAGCTCGGCGCCTGCGACAAGAACCAGGAAGAAATGCTGGAAACCCACCGGCGGCCGAAGATCATCGACTACGGCAACATGATCCTCATCGTCGCCATCACGGTCGAGGTCGAGGCCGAGCGTCCCATTTTCGGCGAGACCCAGTTCCTGATCGGCGACGGCTTTCTGGTCACGGTGCGCCGCGGCGCCACCGCGGGCCACAGCCCATTGCGCGAGCGCCTGGAGGCCTCGCCCGACCTGCTCAAGCGGGGCAGCGACTACGTGGCCTCCGAACTGCTGGACTGGCTGGTGGACCGCTACGTCGCGGCGGCGGGCAAGATCGAATCCGTCGTGGAAGGCGCGGAGCAGAAGCTGCTGATCCGCGGCGCCAAGGACGCCGACATCCGCAGGCTGTACCGGCAGCGCCGGGACCTGTTGCGCATCCATACCGTCGTGTCGCCGCTGGCGGAGATCTGCCGCCGCCTGGCCCGCGTGGAGATGTCTGCCGTGGACGAGCATGCCCGGCCGTACTTCGGCGAGGTCGCCGACCGCGTGCTGCGCGTGGACGAACTGTTCAATGCCCTGCGCGAATCGCTGGCGTTCGCGTTTGAAGCCAGCCTGATGATCGGCCAGGCCGCGCAGAACGACACCACCCGCAAGCTGGCCTCCTGGGCCGCCATCCTGGCGGTGCCCACGGCCATTGCCGGCATCTACGGCATGAACTTCGAGTTCATGCCCGAGCTCAAATCCCCCTGGGGCTATCCCATCACGCTGGGCGTCATCGTGTCGGTCTGCTCCGTGCTGTACTGGCGCTTTCGCAAGTCCGGCTGGCTTTGA
- a CDS encoding thermonuclease family protein gives MRGKPPFRGGSKLTALVVALILAAAGALINWLQPSGRQEQRPAERPGASAPAPQNKPGATAAGGIPQGSYTLTGMIVNVADGDTVTLRAPDGQRRIRMDSIDAPEEGHGTDQPGQPDAEAARKHLASLVAGKTITAQCYEQDQYGRDVCALILDDGRSANRLQVEAGYAWAYTARKGDYLRDKAMPELQRQAKAAKRGLWARQDAMQPWKWRYDCWRQRQCG, from the coding sequence GTGCGTGGCAAACCTCCTTTTCGCGGCGGCAGCAAGCTGACTGCTCTTGTCGTCGCCCTGATCCTCGCGGCGGCGGGCGCCCTCATCAACTGGCTGCAGCCCTCCGGGCGCCAGGAGCAGCGTCCGGCCGAGCGGCCCGGCGCCTCCGCGCCTGCGCCCCAGAACAAGCCCGGCGCGACGGCCGCGGGCGGCATTCCCCAGGGCAGCTACACGCTGACCGGCATGATCGTCAACGTCGCCGACGGCGACACCGTGACCCTGCGCGCCCCGGACGGCCAGCGGCGCATCCGCATGGACAGCATCGACGCGCCCGAAGAGGGGCACGGAACCGATCAGCCCGGCCAGCCCGATGCCGAGGCCGCGCGCAAGCACCTGGCCAGCCTGGTGGCGGGCAAGACCATTACCGCCCAATGCTATGAGCAGGACCAGTACGGCCGCGATGTCTGCGCGCTGATCCTGGACGACGGCCGTTCCGCCAACCGCCTGCAGGTGGAAGCCGGCTATGCCTGGGCCTATACCGCCCGCAAAGGCGACTATCTGCGCGACAAGGCCATGCCGGAACTGCAGCGCCAGGCCAAGGCCGCCAAACGCGGGCTGTGGGCGCGGCAGGACGCCATGCAGCCCTGGAAATGGCGCTATGACTGCTGGCGGCAGCGCCAGTGCGGCTGA
- a CDS encoding ABC transporter substrate-binding protein, producing MGVMKRLWASAMLLSLALTGCSQESPINSPYPSGAESQNTLYSAFVKRSPKYLDPASSYSGDETPYTYSIYEPLYGYHYLKRPYELVPRAAAAIDPPVFLDAQGQPLPADAPGEQIAQSVYDIKIRPGMRFAPHPAFARKADGSYAYYPLAPGELDDKFYIPDFPLTGTRELTADDYVYAFRRLASPRVVSPIYALMAEHVHGLKDYGDRLRKRDQELRRDMPGGAGTPPWLDLREADGFTGVEALDPHTLRIRVNGKYPQFKYWLAMTFTAPIPWEADRFYSQPGMAAHDLSLNTWPVGTGPYMLVESLQNRRHVLGRNPNFHGEAYPCEGEPGDAAAGLLADCGKPTPFIDRAEFSVEKEAIPLTGKFMQGYYDVPQIERGEYGVAMLVAAGDSQDKARQYREHGIKLPTTVETANWYMGFNWLDPVVGKGDTPEQEERNRKLRQAISIAFDWEEYVAVFENSQASVAYGPVPPGVLGYRDPPEGVNPVVYDLVDGKPVRKSVDEARRLLAEAGYPDGRNAKTGAPLVLYYDSMSGGGSNPQFDWMRRQLAKIGVQLDVRATDYNRFQDKMLRGSAQIFLWGWNADYPDAENFLFLLYGPNAKAKGGGENAANYSSPEFDRLFEQMKFLDDGPEKAELIARMIAVVQRDAPWMFGYFPMSGGAYQQWVGNAKPTQMVRNTLQYMKIDPDLRQRKIDEWNSPIWWPIGVFVLLLALAIWPSYVALKRRERQTAFVPPAHKEHQS from the coding sequence ATGGGTGTAATGAAGCGGCTCTGGGCGTCGGCCATGCTGCTGTCGCTGGCTTTGACGGGTTGCTCGCAAGAAAGCCCCATCAACAGCCCGTATCCATCCGGCGCCGAAAGCCAGAACACGCTCTATTCCGCTTTCGTCAAACGCTCCCCGAAGTACCTGGATCCGGCCAGTTCTTATTCCGGCGACGAGACTCCATATACCTACAGCATCTATGAGCCGCTTTACGGGTATCACTACCTGAAGCGGCCCTACGAACTGGTGCCGCGCGCGGCGGCCGCGATCGACCCGCCGGTCTTCCTGGATGCCCAGGGCCAGCCGCTGCCGGCCGACGCGCCGGGCGAGCAGATCGCCCAGAGCGTCTACGACATCAAGATCCGGCCCGGCATGCGCTTCGCGCCGCATCCCGCCTTTGCCCGCAAGGCGGACGGCAGCTACGCCTACTATCCGCTGGCTCCCGGCGAACTCGACGACAAGTTCTACATTCCCGACTTCCCGCTCACGGGCACGCGCGAACTGACGGCCGACGACTACGTCTATGCCTTCCGCCGCCTGGCCAGCCCGCGTGTGGTGTCGCCCATCTATGCCCTGATGGCCGAGCATGTGCACGGCCTGAAGGACTACGGCGACCGCCTGCGCAAGCGCGACCAGGAACTGCGGCGCGACATGCCCGGCGGCGCCGGCACGCCGCCCTGGCTGGACCTGCGCGAAGCCGATGGCTTCACCGGCGTCGAGGCGCTGGATCCGCACACGCTGCGCATCCGCGTCAATGGCAAGTACCCGCAGTTCAAGTACTGGCTGGCCATGACCTTCACCGCGCCCATCCCCTGGGAGGCGGATCGCTTCTACAGCCAGCCCGGCATGGCGGCGCATGACCTGTCCTTGAATACCTGGCCCGTCGGCACGGGTCCGTACATGCTGGTGGAGTCCCTGCAGAACCGCCGCCATGTGCTGGGCCGCAATCCCAACTTCCATGGCGAAGCCTATCCCTGCGAAGGCGAGCCGGGCGATGCGGCCGCGGGCTTGCTGGCCGATTGCGGCAAGCCCACGCCCTTCATCGACCGCGCCGAATTCAGCGTTGAAAAGGAAGCCATCCCGCTGACCGGCAAGTTCATGCAGGGCTACTACGACGTGCCCCAGATCGAGCGCGGGGAATACGGCGTGGCGATGCTGGTGGCGGCCGGCGACAGCCAGGACAAGGCGCGCCAGTATCGCGAGCATGGCATCAAGCTGCCCACCACGGTCGAGACCGCCAACTGGTACATGGGCTTCAACTGGCTGGACCCGGTGGTGGGCAAGGGCGACACGCCCGAGCAGGAAGAACGCAACCGCAAGCTGCGCCAGGCCATCAGCATCGCATTCGACTGGGAAGAATATGTCGCGGTGTTCGAGAACAGCCAGGCGTCCGTGGCCTACGGCCCGGTGCCGCCGGGCGTGCTGGGCTACCGCGATCCGCCCGAGGGCGTGAACCCGGTGGTCTATGACCTGGTCGACGGCAAGCCCGTGCGCAAGTCCGTCGACGAGGCCAGGCGCCTGCTGGCCGAGGCCGGCTATCCGGACGGCCGCAACGCCAAGACCGGCGCGCCGCTGGTGCTGTACTACGACTCCATGTCCGGCGGCGGCTCCAATCCGCAGTTCGACTGGATGCGCCGCCAGCTGGCCAAGATCGGCGTGCAGCTCGACGTGCGGGCCACGGACTACAACCGGTTCCAGGACAAGATGCTGCGGGGCTCCGCGCAGATCTTCCTGTGGGGCTGGAATGCCGACTACCCCGATGCCGAGAACTTCCTCTTCCTGCTCTACGGTCCGAACGCCAAGGCCAAGGGCGGCGGCGAGAACGCCGCCAACTATTCCAGCCCCGAATTCGACCGGCTGTTCGAGCAGATGAAGTTCCTGGACGACGGTCCGGAAAAAGCGGAACTGATCGCCAGGATGATCGCGGTCGTGCAGCGCGACGCGCCGTGGATGTTCGGCTACTTCCCGATGTCGGGCGGCGCCTATCAGCAGTGGGTGGGCAATGCCAAGCCCACGCAGATGGTCCGCAATACGCTGCAGTACATGAAGATCGACCCGGACCTGAGGCAGCGGAAGATCGACGAATGGAACTCGCCCATCTGGTGGCCCATCGGCGTCTTCGTGCTGCTGCTGGCGCTGGCGATTTGGCCTTCGTATGTGGCGCTCAAGCGGCGCGAACGCCAGACGGCGTTTGTCCCGCCCGCGCACAAGGAGCATCAATCATGA
- a CDS encoding ABC transporter permease gives MIGYVIRRLLYGVLILIGVNLFTFILFFAVNTPDDMARLAIGGQRVSQDAVEKWKAERGYDKPLFFNAQAQGTSRLTDTVFYRRSVPLLVMDFGSSDGGRDIGREIKTRMGPSLALAVPTFFLGLFASIVFSLTLVYFRATRLDFWGVVLCVMLLSISSLFYIIAGQWIFAKLLRLVPFSGYAGGLDMVKFLALPVLVAIVSRLGPEARFYRTLFLEEIGKDYVRTARSKGLAERVVLFRHVLRNAMLPILTSTVAALPLLFMGSLIAESFFGIPGLGSYTIDAINAQDFSIVRAMVFLGAALYIVGLILADISYTLADPRVRFE, from the coding sequence ATGATCGGCTATGTGATCCGCCGGCTGCTGTATGGCGTGCTGATTCTGATCGGCGTGAATCTGTTCACCTTCATCCTGTTCTTCGCGGTCAACACGCCCGACGACATGGCGCGTCTGGCCATCGGCGGGCAACGCGTCAGCCAGGACGCGGTGGAAAAATGGAAGGCCGAGCGCGGCTACGACAAGCCGCTGTTCTTCAACGCCCAGGCCCAGGGCACGTCGCGGCTGACCGACACGGTGTTCTACCGGCGCTCGGTGCCGCTGCTGGTCATGGACTTCGGCTCGTCCGACGGCGGGCGCGACATCGGCCGCGAAATCAAGACGCGCATGGGGCCCAGCCTGGCCCTGGCGGTGCCGACCTTCTTCCTGGGGCTTTTCGCCAGCATCGTCTTTTCGCTGACCCTGGTGTATTTCCGCGCCACCCGGCTGGATTTCTGGGGCGTGGTGCTGTGCGTGATGCTGCTGTCCATCTCCAGCCTGTTCTACATCATTGCCGGCCAGTGGATCTTTGCCAAGCTGCTGCGCCTGGTGCCGTTCTCGGGCTATGCGGGCGGCCTGGACATGGTCAAGTTCCTGGCGCTGCCGGTGCTGGTGGCGATCGTATCGCGCCTGGGGCCCGAGGCGCGCTTCTACCGGACGCTGTTCCTTGAGGAAATCGGCAAGGACTACGTGCGCACCGCCCGCTCCAAGGGGCTGGCCGAGCGCGTGGTGCTGTTCCGCCATGTGCTGCGCAACGCCATGCTGCCCATCCTGACCAGCACGGTCGCCGCGCTGCCGCTGCTGTTCATGGGCAGCCTGATCGCGGAATCGTTCTTCGGCATCCCTGGCCTGGGCAGCTACACCATCGACGCCATCAACGCGCAGGACTTCTCCATCGTGCGGGCCATGGTGTTCCTGGGGGCCGCGCTCTATATCGTGGGGCTGATCCTGGCCGACATTTCCTACACGCTGGCCGACCCCCGCGTCCGATTCGAGTAG
- a CDS encoding ABC transporter permease — MPKFVFLWTDIALWLMVLGALAYVWHVRRSPNLRSTWARVARDTPAMCSAVILIAFSVVGLLDSVHYRPLLPPAPGAAADAAPVYAPAVQSALDGLLAGTVLNRPEKTYSEPLAAHQFTKETMLVDDKPVRDFPRLRGAATHLTDPDKERPADIARRLGLGLAVGLLVSLAGAALLFACLARATGSASHAAEELLAGRADVPWRAMTITFALLCLTVGALAGLSSGYHVLGTDRIGNDVLWQALKSIRTALVIGSLTTLAMLPPAIIFGIAAGYFKGKVDDAIQYLYTTITSIPGVLLVAACALMMQVYIDNHSDLFDTSAARADLRLFLLCMILGLTGWAGLCRLLRAETLKLRELEYVQAARAFGVSHWRIMTRHLLPNVAHLVLITVVLEFSGLVLYEAVLSYLGIGVDPSMNSFGSMIDGARLEMSRDPMIWWNLMTAFIFMLALVLAANLFADAVRDAFDPRTRRFKPSRLARLGFFGRRPGAVLAADARASKTGEAP; from the coding sequence ATGCCCAAGTTCGTCTTCCTCTGGACCGATATCGCGCTGTGGCTGATGGTGCTGGGCGCCCTGGCCTACGTGTGGCACGTGCGCCGCAGCCCCAACCTGCGGTCCACCTGGGCGCGCGTGGCCCGCGACACGCCCGCCATGTGTTCCGCGGTCATCCTGATCGCCTTTTCCGTGGTGGGCCTGCTGGACTCGGTGCACTACCGCCCGCTGTTGCCGCCAGCGCCCGGCGCCGCGGCCGATGCCGCGCCGGTCTACGCGCCCGCCGTGCAGTCCGCGCTGGACGGACTGCTGGCCGGCACCGTGCTGAACCGGCCCGAGAAAACCTATTCCGAGCCCTTGGCCGCGCATCAGTTCACCAAGGAAACCATGCTTGTCGACGACAAGCCGGTGCGCGATTTCCCGCGGCTGCGCGGCGCCGCCACCCATTTGACCGACCCCGACAAGGAGCGCCCGGCCGACATCGCCAGGCGCCTGGGGCTGGGTCTGGCGGTCGGGCTGCTTGTCTCGCTGGCGGGGGCGGCGCTGCTCTTTGCCTGCCTGGCGCGGGCCACGGGTTCGGCTTCCCACGCCGCCGAGGAACTGCTGGCCGGCCGCGCCGACGTGCCATGGCGGGCCATGACCATCACCTTCGCCTTGCTCTGCCTGACCGTCGGCGCGCTGGCCGGCCTGTCCAGCGGCTATCACGTGCTGGGCACGGACCGCATCGGCAACGACGTGTTGTGGCAGGCCCTCAAGAGCATCCGCACGGCGCTGGTCATCGGCAGCCTGACCACGCTGGCGATGCTGCCGCCCGCCATCATCTTCGGCATCGCCGCCGGCTATTTCAAGGGCAAGGTCGACGACGCCATCCAGTACCTCTACACCACCATCACCTCGATCCCCGGCGTGTTGCTGGTGGCCGCCTGCGCGCTGATGATGCAGGTGTACATCGACAATCACTCCGACCTGTTCGACACGTCCGCCGCCCGCGCGGATCTGCGGCTGTTCCTGCTGTGCATGATCCTGGGCCTGACGGGCTGGGCGGGGCTGTGCCGCCTGCTGCGCGCCGAAACCCTCAAGCTGCGCGAACTGGAATACGTGCAGGCGGCGCGCGCGTTCGGCGTATCGCATTGGCGCATCATGACCCGCCACCTGCTGCCCAACGTCGCGCACCTGGTGCTGATCACCGTGGTGCTGGAGTTCTCGGGCCTGGTGCTGTATGAGGCCGTGCTGTCGTACCTGGGTATCGGCGTGGATCCCAGCATGAATTCCTTTGGCTCGATGATCGACGGCGCGCGGCTGGAAATGTCCCGCGATCCCATGATCTGGTGGAACCTGATGACCGCCTTTATTTTCATGCTGGCGCTGGTGCTGGCCGCCAATCTGTTCGCGGACGCGGTGCGCGACGCCTTCGATCCGCGCACCCGCCGGTTCAAGCCCAGCCGCCTGGCGCGACTGGGCTTTTTCGGCCGGCGTCCGGGCGCGGTGCTGGCCGCCGATGCGCGCGCCTCCAAGACGGGAGAGGCGCCATGA